A portion of the Paenibacillus marchantiae genome contains these proteins:
- a CDS encoding DUF3105 domain-containing protein, with protein sequence MNMNHMQMEHEAGTSYLWLIIGAVVLLLSIAAYIWSSRTQKSVLAHMKKNERAVIKKKTRSIRLAAHALLGVSIIAFVLFFMQGAFTKYDVADLNAGAAIEVTDDKYYGADHTEEPIQYEMTIPTSGPHNPHDIKFGFYTDFPGYPYLVHNLEHGDIIIYYRENASDELKEHLKYLAKFRKAGSGILAVPNKDIPEGSEVIVTAWTKTMKLDQFDDAKVGTFINKYINQGPEKIPASIRQGGGTM encoded by the coding sequence ATGAATATGAATCATATGCAAATGGAGCACGAGGCAGGGACATCCTATCTTTGGCTTATCATTGGGGCAGTCGTTCTATTGCTCTCCATCGCAGCTTATATCTGGTCTTCACGCACCCAGAAGTCTGTACTGGCACATATGAAGAAGAATGAACGAGCTGTGATTAAAAAGAAAACCCGATCTATCCGCCTGGCTGCTCATGCACTACTGGGGGTATCGATCATTGCGTTTGTTCTTTTCTTCATGCAGGGCGCATTTACCAAGTATGACGTTGCGGATCTGAATGCCGGTGCTGCGATCGAAGTGACTGACGATAAATACTACGGAGCCGATCATACGGAAGAGCCGATTCAATATGAGATGACCATCCCGACATCGGGGCCTCATAACCCGCATGATATCAAATTTGGATTCTACACCGATTTCCCCGGCTATCCATATCTAGTACATAATCTAGAGCATGGGGATATCATCATTTATTACCGTGAGAATGCAAGTGATGAGCTGAAGGAGCATCTGAAATACCTTGCCAAGTTCCGCAAAGCTGGATCAGGTATTCTCGCTGTACCGAACAAAGACATCCCCGAGGGCAGTGAGGTCATCGTGACGGCATGGACCAAAACGATGAAGCTGGACCAATTCGATGATGCCAAAGTAGGCACTTTTATTAATAAATATATTAATCAGGGACCTGAGAAGATCCCTGCCTCCATCCGCCAGGGTGGCGGGACGATGTAA
- a CDS encoding methyl-accepting chemotaxis protein codes for MNSLFMRIFLFFSCLMLAAGAVLGITMYRSSAQLVEQSMGMQAQAVAERAAQSIDTSLYAPLSTGQDQTEYYDTLREQLSQLRQSNGLKYLYTLGKREDNGAASYYYVVDGAAPDVEEDDFSPYGSPEENHYVGMLQAFAQNEPFRGDLTQDEYGATITAYVPIHGANGELLGLVGADLDSTAVYELMTRNRMTMIWTALAIVLLSVLLVYGFAHYLTRPLVKLKKIIAEVGNGDLTVDVELGRKDEVGQLASEFKHLVTDTRDVMTGIRKSSDSLLQAAEGVSRHSQATAEASQRIAEHTDHTAKGAAEQVARAGEVTVAMEEITRSMQHIANSSSMVADVSEETTHNAIQGQTNINTAIDRMDKIHQANAQMEASTSQLAQYSSKIESVAHMMKGIASQTSLLALNASIEAARAGEHGSGFAVVASEVRKLAGESEQSSQHVTELIAEMTRQTAVLSSHMSASTSEVQAGLAVVQEAGRSFTSIHSGIETMNERLHEVSAASEQLSASAEEVSASVEDMEHISRKSSSSIQEVSAATDGQLQSMDEMSTSAESLRVLSSELNGLISRFKI; via the coding sequence ATGAACAGTTTGTTTATGCGTATCTTTTTATTTTTTTCCTGTCTGATGCTGGCGGCAGGAGCCGTTCTTGGCATTACCATGTATCGCTCATCTGCACAGCTGGTTGAACAATCGATGGGCATGCAGGCACAGGCTGTTGCCGAACGAGCAGCGCAATCCATCGACACCTCCCTGTATGCGCCACTTAGTACAGGACAGGATCAAACCGAGTATTACGATACATTGCGCGAACAACTCAGCCAGCTTCGCCAGTCCAATGGATTGAAGTATCTATACACGCTTGGTAAGCGTGAAGATAACGGAGCCGCATCGTATTATTACGTGGTGGATGGCGCTGCTCCGGATGTGGAAGAGGATGATTTCTCTCCCTACGGGTCCCCAGAAGAGAACCACTATGTGGGAATGCTGCAAGCCTTTGCACAAAACGAACCTTTCCGGGGCGATCTGACCCAGGATGAGTACGGCGCAACGATTACAGCCTATGTACCAATTCACGGGGCTAATGGGGAACTGCTTGGTCTGGTTGGCGCCGACCTCGACTCCACCGCCGTCTACGAGTTAATGACACGCAATCGGATGACCATGATCTGGACTGCCCTTGCCATCGTATTACTCAGCGTGCTGCTGGTCTATGGATTTGCTCATTATTTGACCCGTCCTCTGGTGAAACTGAAGAAGATCATTGCTGAGGTGGGCAATGGTGATCTGACCGTCGATGTCGAGCTTGGACGGAAGGATGAGGTCGGACAACTGGCTTCGGAGTTCAAACATCTGGTCACGGATACAAGAGATGTCATGACAGGCATCCGCAAAAGCTCCGATTCCCTGCTGCAAGCAGCCGAAGGGGTATCCAGACACTCGCAGGCGACAGCGGAAGCCAGCCAGCGCATTGCTGAGCACACGGATCACACAGCCAAAGGGGCTGCGGAGCAGGTTGCACGCGCGGGGGAAGTTACTGTAGCGATGGAGGAAATTACACGCAGCATGCAGCATATTGCGAATTCATCTTCCATGGTGGCTGATGTATCCGAGGAGACGACCCATAACGCGATACAGGGCCAGACCAACATCAACACCGCGATCGACCGCATGGACAAGATTCATCAGGCCAACGCCCAGATGGAAGCATCTACCTCCCAGCTTGCGCAATACTCCAGCAAAATTGAATCGGTAGCCCACATGATGAAGGGCATCGCTTCTCAGACCAGTCTGCTGGCATTAAATGCAAGCATTGAAGCTGCTCGGGCCGGGGAACATGGCAGCGGATTCGCCGTTGTTGCTTCCGAGGTTCGGAAGCTTGCGGGGGAATCAGAGCAATCGTCCCAGCATGTGACTGAACTGATCGCCGAAATGACGAGACAGACTGCCGTTTTATCTTCGCATATGTCGGCCAGTACCTCAGAAGTTCAAGCCGGTCTTGCTGTTGTTCAGGAAGCAGGACGTTCATTCACGTCCATTCATTCCGGCATTGAGACGATGAATGAACGCCTGCACGAAGTGTCCGCCGCTTCCGAACAGCTCTCCGCCAGTGCAGAAGAAGTATCCGCTTCCGTTGAGGATATGGAACATATCTCGCGCAAGTCCTCTTCCAGCATTCAGGAAGTATCGGCTGCAACTGACGGGCAACTTCAATCGATGGATGAGATGAGTACGTCCGCGGAATCCCTTCGTGTGTTGTCTAGTGAATTGAACGGGTTGATAAGCCGATTCAAAATATAA
- a CDS encoding nucleoside hydrolase: protein MTNQLNVYFNHDGGVDDLVSLFMLLQMDNVNVTGVSVIPADGYLEPATDASRKIIDRFGTYSVEVAKSNSRGKNPFPAAWRLHSFYVDALPVLNESGKMEAPLSAVPAHQHLIEKVRNTEGKTLLLFTGPLTDLARALDEAPDIEEKIDKLVWMGGTFERGNVEEPEHDGTAEWNVFWDPEAAYRVWQSGIQIDLVALESTNKVPLTPAVRNRWAAERRFEGVDFLGNCYAGCPPLVYSETNSTYYLWDVLTTASVGREDIVKKKTVNCIVIPDGPSQGRTVEQADGRPVQLVYDTDPEAFFTYMTDLGKKAAPQRY, encoded by the coding sequence ATGACGAACCAACTTAATGTGTACTTTAACCATGACGGCGGCGTGGATGACCTCGTATCGCTGTTCATGCTTCTGCAAATGGACAACGTAAATGTAACCGGTGTATCGGTTATTCCGGCAGATGGATATCTGGAGCCAGCTACAGATGCCAGCCGTAAAATTATCGATCGCTTCGGCACATATTCCGTAGAGGTAGCGAAATCCAACTCCAGAGGGAAGAATCCGTTTCCTGCGGCGTGGAGATTGCACTCCTTCTATGTAGATGCACTTCCAGTACTGAACGAGTCCGGCAAAATGGAAGCTCCTTTGTCTGCCGTTCCGGCTCATCAGCATCTGATTGAGAAAGTGCGCAACACCGAAGGCAAAACGCTGCTCCTGTTCACAGGGCCGCTGACTGACCTCGCGCGTGCACTGGACGAAGCACCAGACATTGAAGAGAAAATCGACAAGCTCGTGTGGATGGGTGGTACGTTCGAAAGAGGGAACGTTGAAGAGCCTGAGCATGATGGTACAGCAGAATGGAACGTATTCTGGGACCCGGAAGCGGCTTACCGTGTATGGCAGAGCGGTATCCAGATTGATCTGGTAGCCCTGGAAAGCACGAACAAAGTGCCTCTGACACCTGCTGTACGTAACCGTTGGGCTGCAGAGCGCCGCTTTGAAGGCGTTGACTTCCTGGGTAACTGTTACGCAGGATGTCCGCCACTGGTGTACAGTGAAACGAATTCCACGTACTATCTGTGGGATGTGTTGACTACGGCTTCCGTTGGACGTGAAGACATCGTGAAGAAGAAAACGGTGAACTGTATTGTTATTCCGGATGGTCCAAGCCAAGGCCGTACGGTGGAACAAGCAGACGGACGTCCAGTACAACTCGTGTATGATACCGATCCAGAAGCGTTCTTCACATACATGACGGATTTGGGCAAAAAAGCTGCTCCGCAGCGTTATTAA
- a CDS encoding MMPL family transporter yields MQEGSGYGRWVAGKRSKWITLLVWIIIAVVLGVVWPAVGDRETNNAQDLSDSKPSVQAAAVAQKEFPGGEGVPALIVWRQAGGLTDEQIKNIQALTERLDQDPVEQQQSVVPLYQLPPEALKGQLSEDGSTLVMPLFFNQEADSSQLKEGIEALEQKTKDIFGSDPFNVAIDDASALSARVTGPVGISIDASGLFSSADVSLLIATVVLVLVLLLLIYRSPVLAIIPIIAVGFAYMVTSPILGFMADQGWITVDAQSISIMTVLLFGAGTDYCLFMISRFRQVLYHEPDKKKALFQAITGSSGAIAMSGFTVVAALLVLLFAEYGAYHRFAVPFSLSIFIMFIASLTLVPALLAIFGRGSFYPFVPRTHDMEVERAKKKGKPAPAPRKIKESWIGRTVVTKPWTVLAITLVLLGGLAAFSSQIKFTYDLLSSFPENVASREGFKVIGEQFSEGELAPAKVIIDTEGSETDLKQRLESLDYVSKVGEAQQGAENANITAYDVEFNLNPYSMEAMQHIPDLRATAEQALKDAGITSVDSHVWIDGQTAEQYDIEVTGERDASIIIPVVIGMITLLLLLYLRSVVATAYLIATVVLSYFSALGLGWLIIHYGLGADAIQGAIPLYSFVFLVALGEDYNIFMISSIWQKRKTMPLRQAIKEGVGETGSVITSAGLILAGTFAVLATLPIQVLVQFGIITAAGVLLDTFLVRPFMVPAITTLLGKWAFWPGKYVPVAEKAKEKQKQSM; encoded by the coding sequence ATGCAAGAAGGTTCGGGCTACGGCCGCTGGGTTGCCGGCAAACGAAGCAAATGGATTACACTGTTGGTATGGATCATCATCGCGGTTGTTCTTGGTGTGGTGTGGCCTGCTGTTGGTGACCGTGAAACGAATAACGCGCAGGATCTGAGTGATTCCAAGCCCTCGGTGCAGGCGGCAGCAGTTGCCCAGAAAGAATTTCCCGGCGGCGAAGGTGTTCCCGCTCTTATCGTATGGCGTCAAGCCGGCGGGCTGACGGATGAACAGATTAAGAACATTCAGGCGTTAACCGAGCGACTGGATCAAGATCCGGTGGAGCAGCAGCAATCTGTGGTACCACTATATCAGTTGCCGCCTGAGGCTCTGAAAGGTCAGCTTTCGGAAGACGGAAGCACCTTGGTTATGCCGCTCTTTTTCAATCAGGAAGCTGATTCGTCACAGTTGAAAGAAGGCATTGAAGCGCTGGAGCAGAAAACGAAAGATATTTTCGGTTCCGACCCATTTAATGTTGCCATTGATGATGCGAGCGCACTAAGTGCACGGGTTACAGGTCCGGTGGGGATATCGATTGATGCAAGTGGGCTGTTCTCATCTGCGGATGTATCCTTGCTGATTGCAACGGTTGTACTGGTACTTGTGCTGTTGCTGTTGATCTACCGTTCGCCCGTACTGGCGATTATCCCAATTATTGCAGTTGGGTTCGCTTATATGGTCACCAGTCCGATTCTCGGATTTATGGCGGATCAGGGCTGGATTACAGTGGACGCGCAGTCCATCTCTATTATGACGGTGCTGTTGTTCGGTGCAGGAACGGACTATTGTCTGTTCATGATCTCCAGATTCCGTCAAGTTCTCTATCATGAGCCGGATAAAAAGAAAGCACTCTTCCAGGCGATTACCGGATCGTCCGGTGCGATTGCCATGAGTGGATTTACAGTTGTTGCAGCACTGCTTGTACTGCTGTTCGCAGAATATGGTGCCTATCACCGTTTTGCCGTACCATTCAGTTTATCCATCTTCATCATGTTTATTGCGAGCCTGACGCTGGTTCCGGCTTTGCTCGCGATCTTCGGTCGGGGTTCATTCTACCCGTTTGTACCGCGTACGCATGATATGGAAGTAGAACGTGCGAAGAAAAAAGGCAAACCAGCGCCTGCTCCGCGTAAAATCAAGGAAAGCTGGATTGGCCGTACAGTAGTAACCAAACCGTGGACAGTACTGGCGATTACGCTGGTGTTGTTGGGTGGACTGGCTGCTTTCTCCAGCCAAATTAAATTCACGTATGACTTGCTATCATCCTTCCCGGAGAATGTTGCTTCTCGTGAAGGTTTCAAAGTCATTGGAGAACAGTTCTCGGAAGGTGAACTCGCTCCGGCGAAAGTGATTATCGATACAGAAGGCAGCGAGACAGATCTGAAACAACGTCTGGAATCGCTGGATTACGTAAGCAAGGTAGGTGAAGCGCAGCAGGGTGCTGAGAATGCAAACATCACCGCTTACGATGTGGAATTCAATCTGAATCCATACTCTATGGAGGCGATGCAGCATATCCCGGATCTGCGGGCAACGGCTGAACAGGCATTGAAAGATGCTGGAATAACAAGCGTGGACAGCCATGTCTGGATCGACGGTCAGACGGCTGAGCAGTATGATATCGAAGTCACTGGAGAGCGGGATGCCAGCATCATTATTCCAGTGGTGATCGGAATGATCACATTGCTGCTGCTGTTATACCTGCGTTCCGTCGTAGCGACGGCGTATCTGATCGCGACAGTAGTACTATCCTACTTCTCTGCATTGGGCCTGGGTTGGCTCATTATTCACTATGGATTGGGAGCAGACGCCATTCAGGGAGCGATTCCGCTGTATTCCTTCGTATTCCTTGTGGCGCTGGGTGAGGACTACAACATCTTCATGATCTCAAGCATCTGGCAAAAACGCAAAACGATGCCACTTCGCCAAGCGATCAAGGAAGGTGTGGGTGAAACCGGATCTGTTATTACTTCCGCAGGTCTGATTCTCGCAGGTACGTTTGCCGTGCTGGCAACACTGCCTATACAGGTGCTGGTGCAGTTCGGTATTATCACGGCTGCGGGTGTCTTGCTCGATACGTTCCTTGTTCGACCGTTCATGGTGCCAGCCATTACAACGTTGCTGGGCAAATGGGCTTTCTGGCCAGGCAAGTATGTGCCTGTTGCAGAGAAAGCCAAAGAGAAACAAAAACAATCCATGTAA
- a CDS encoding TetR/AcrR family transcriptional regulator, with protein MEYGYEPVSLQQIASLCGVTKASIYYHFSSKPQLFTVAITSMMAMGMQQTALRMDAPGTLQERLEKVAEGRMQQSHVDTETMMREANTYLDADQLAQIREAEVRIYEVLATHFKREMDNGYLRSANPMLLAHAFTSLLMLANREDVRDMHATIADLAHELVALFLGGAAHKA; from the coding sequence ATGGAATACGGGTATGAGCCCGTCTCTCTCCAGCAAATCGCCTCGCTATGCGGCGTAACCAAAGCATCGATCTATTATCATTTTTCCAGCAAACCGCAGCTATTCACCGTCGCCATCACCAGTATGATGGCTATGGGCATGCAGCAGACAGCTCTCCGTATGGATGCACCAGGTACATTACAAGAGCGGTTGGAGAAAGTTGCGGAAGGACGGATGCAACAATCCCACGTCGATACCGAGACCATGATGCGTGAAGCCAATACCTATCTTGATGCAGATCAGCTGGCCCAGATCCGTGAAGCCGAAGTCCGCATCTATGAAGTCCTCGCCACCCACTTTAAGCGGGAGATGGACAACGGTTATTTGCGATCTGCCAATCCGATGCTGCTTGCCCATGCGTTTACGTCCTTGCTGATGCTGGCAAACCGCGAAGACGTGCGCGACATGCATGCAACGATTGCCGATCTGGCACATGAGCTGGTAGCTTTATTTTTGGGTGGAGCCGCTCACAAGGCGTAA
- a CDS encoding GNAT family N-acetyltransferase produces MSQPTPSARIPRLLETKRIYLRPFESTDIDTYFPGLFDAEMRRLTGTQNSFTRTQVERYIENAAQDDSRLMLLIALQENDQVIGEIALMDMHTKNRSAHIRIAIDHTEHQGKGYGSEALLLMLHYGFGICNLHRIELEVYAFNQRAIRTYEKLGFQREGLRRDALYYNHQYHDAIQMSMLENEFRERHVSILG; encoded by the coding sequence ATGTCCCAACCAACACCATCCGCACGCATCCCACGTCTGTTGGAAACGAAGCGCATCTATCTGCGTCCATTTGAATCGACTGATATTGATACCTATTTCCCCGGATTGTTTGACGCCGAGATGCGCAGACTTACTGGAACACAAAACAGCTTCACCCGTACCCAAGTAGAACGTTACATCGAAAACGCGGCCCAGGATGACTCACGCCTGATGCTGCTGATTGCCTTGCAGGAGAATGACCAGGTCATCGGAGAGATTGCCCTGATGGATATGCATACCAAAAATCGCAGTGCGCACATCCGAATCGCCATTGATCATACAGAGCATCAAGGAAAAGGATATGGCAGTGAGGCATTGCTGCTTATGCTGCATTATGGTTTCGGTATCTGCAATCTGCACCGAATCGAGCTTGAAGTGTATGCCTTCAATCAACGTGCGATTCGTACATATGAGAAACTAGGATTTCAACGTGAAGGTTTACGGCGAGATGCCTTGTATTACAATCATCAATATCACGATGCCATTCAGATGAGCATGCTGGAGAATGAATTCCGAGAGCGGCATGTCAGCATACTTGGATAA
- a CDS encoding serpin family protein, whose product MQFNSNQELSESERKAALKEIEPETIQSMNTMGLHILQQMGAKEKTDGNNLLISPYSIAAAIGMAYNGSVGETRREMAEVMGWSGLEMERVNASQAALQQLLTYPGKGIQIGIANSMWVKDRIPVEETYQTAVQQTYEAEIRTLNGQPAQATEEINQWVKQHTEGMISNLMQEPPAKETLMILVNAIAFDGNWMAEFDPEYTTDDEFKLANGKALSVRMMHQTKQFQYSENEAWQAVRLPYGDGQMHLLVVLPREGRTLDEVQQQLLDDPKRLDRGSEYSLVELSLPRFRAEYGMNLKETLQQMGMEMAFDPYAANFTEMMSPGPNLQAYIGQVLHRAVMEVSEQGTVAAASTLVEMQAGSAPPTDPIKMEVNRPFMVAVVHKSTGAWLFAGNVNQPEEIPSR is encoded by the coding sequence ATGCAATTCAATTCGAATCAGGAGCTGTCCGAGTCAGAACGAAAAGCTGCTCTGAAAGAGATCGAACCTGAAACAATCCAATCCATGAACACCATGGGACTGCACATCCTTCAACAGATGGGCGCAAAAGAGAAGACTGATGGGAATAATCTGCTCATCTCCCCTTATAGCATTGCGGCAGCGATTGGCATGGCATATAACGGTAGCGTAGGTGAGACTAGGCGAGAGATGGCAGAGGTCATGGGCTGGTCGGGGCTAGAAATGGAACGAGTAAATGCTTCTCAAGCGGCTTTGCAGCAGTTGTTGACCTATCCGGGAAAAGGCATACAGATCGGTATTGCGAACTCCATGTGGGTGAAGGACCGAATTCCGGTAGAGGAAACGTACCAAACAGCCGTACAGCAAACGTATGAAGCCGAAATCAGGACACTCAATGGACAACCAGCACAAGCAACGGAAGAGATCAATCAATGGGTGAAGCAGCACACCGAAGGTATGATTTCAAACTTGATGCAGGAGCCACCTGCAAAGGAAACCCTGATGATTCTTGTGAATGCCATTGCATTTGATGGAAACTGGATGGCTGAGTTTGACCCGGAGTACACGACGGATGATGAGTTTAAGCTGGCAAATGGAAAGGCATTATCTGTGCGGATGATGCATCAGACAAAGCAGTTCCAATACTCGGAGAATGAGGCTTGGCAGGCGGTGAGGCTGCCTTACGGAGATGGCCAGATGCATCTGCTTGTCGTTTTGCCACGAGAGGGGCGTACGCTGGATGAGGTTCAGCAGCAGTTGCTGGATGACCCAAAACGGCTTGATCGTGGCTCCGAATATAGCCTAGTTGAGCTGTCCTTGCCACGTTTTCGTGCGGAGTATGGCATGAACCTGAAAGAGACGTTGCAGCAGATGGGGATGGAAATGGCCTTTGATCCGTATGCTGCCAATTTCACGGAAATGATGTCTCCCGGGCCGAACTTGCAAGCATACATTGGTCAGGTACTGCATCGTGCCGTGATGGAAGTGAGCGAGCAAGGGACTGTAGCGGCAGCTTCAACGCTGGTAGAGATGCAGGCTGGAAGTGCTCCACCAACTGATCCAATCAAGATGGAGGTTAATCGTCCATTTATGGTTGCTGTAGTGCATAAATCCACTGGAGCATGGTTATTTGCCGGGAACGTAAACCAACCGGAAGAGATTCCCTCCCGGTAG
- a CDS encoding ABC transporter ATP-binding protein produces the protein MSERTERKSSRPPGGPGHPGGGMGMRPPVEKAKDFKGTLRRLMRYLQPHSYRLLGVLVAAILSTVFSIISPKVMAEGTDILSKGAIAILQGVQGAGIDFPALMKVLYLLGGLYLFSAAFMYIQQYLMAGVAQRVVYDMREQISAKVGRLPLKYFDSRTHGETLSRATNDVDNISNTLQQSLAQFITSVVTIVGVIIMMLTISPWMTLITILTLPLSVVVVILVASRSQKHFAGQQKSLGELNGHVEEMYTGHKVVKAFGREEHSVEQFEKVNEELYESGWKAQFISGIIMPLMTFVGNLGYVLICVVGGIFVTRGAISIGDILAFTQYSRQFTQPINQIANISNIIQSTIASAERVFELLDEEEEVPESSKPVQLQYPQGAVAFHGVNFGYKADELLIQNMNIDVKPGQTVAIVGPTGAGKTTLINLLMRFYEIQDGQITIDGVNIVDMERGKLRSLFGMVLQDTWLFNGTIRDNIAYGREGATEEEVIKAADAAHADHFIRTLPDGYDTVLNEEASNISQGQKQLLTIARAILANPAILILDEATSSVDTRTEVFIQKAMNDLMKDRTSFVIAHRLSTIRGADLILVMDHGNVIEQGNHEELMEKQGFYADLYNSQFTEQQPQAI, from the coding sequence ATGAGTGAACGTACAGAACGCAAGTCATCTCGTCCCCCTGGCGGGCCGGGTCATCCCGGAGGCGGAATGGGCATGCGGCCTCCCGTGGAGAAAGCGAAGGATTTCAAAGGTACACTGCGACGCTTGATGCGTTATCTTCAGCCCCACAGCTATCGTTTGCTGGGTGTGCTGGTTGCTGCAATTCTAAGTACCGTGTTCAGCATTATCAGCCCAAAGGTTATGGCAGAAGGTACGGATATTCTCAGTAAAGGCGCTATTGCCATCCTTCAGGGTGTACAGGGGGCCGGCATTGATTTTCCTGCCTTGATGAAAGTATTGTATCTGCTTGGGGGACTCTATCTGTTTAGTGCAGCTTTCATGTACATTCAGCAATATCTGATGGCTGGTGTTGCTCAGCGAGTTGTGTATGACATGCGTGAGCAGATCAGTGCCAAGGTTGGACGTCTGCCGCTGAAATATTTTGACTCCCGTACCCACGGGGAAACATTAAGCCGGGCGACGAACGATGTGGACAACATCAGTAATACGCTCCAGCAAAGTTTGGCGCAGTTCATTACGTCTGTAGTCACCATTGTCGGGGTTATCATCATGATGTTGACCATTAGTCCATGGATGACCCTGATAACCATTTTGACACTGCCATTAAGTGTAGTTGTTGTTATTCTGGTGGCATCCCGTTCGCAAAAACACTTTGCAGGCCAGCAGAAATCACTTGGTGAATTGAATGGCCATGTTGAGGAAATGTACACCGGACATAAGGTGGTCAAAGCCTTTGGACGGGAAGAACATTCGGTAGAACAGTTCGAAAAAGTGAACGAAGAGTTGTATGAATCCGGTTGGAAAGCCCAGTTTATCTCAGGGATTATTATGCCACTGATGACGTTTGTAGGTAACCTTGGTTATGTGCTAATTTGTGTGGTCGGCGGGATCTTTGTTACACGTGGTGCCATCTCCATCGGGGATATCCTTGCATTCACACAGTACTCCCGTCAGTTCACTCAGCCAATTAACCAGATTGCCAACATCTCGAATATCATTCAGTCCACCATCGCTTCGGCGGAGCGGGTATTTGAATTGCTGGATGAAGAGGAAGAGGTTCCAGAATCTTCAAAACCAGTACAATTGCAGTATCCACAGGGTGCCGTTGCATTCCATGGTGTGAATTTTGGATATAAAGCGGATGAGTTACTCATTCAAAATATGAATATTGATGTAAAACCGGGACAGACGGTAGCCATCGTCGGACCGACTGGAGCGGGGAAAACAACGTTGATCAACCTCCTGATGCGTTTCTATGAAATTCAGGACGGCCAAATTACAATTGACGGTGTTAATATCGTGGACATGGAGCGCGGCAAGCTGCGCAGCCTGTTTGGGATGGTGCTTCAGGACACATGGCTGTTCAACGGAACGATTCGTGACAACATCGCCTATGGCCGAGAAGGCGCAACGGAAGAGGAAGTCATCAAGGCAGCCGATGCGGCCCATGCTGATCACTTCATTCGTACCTTGCCTGATGGATATGATACGGTGCTGAATGAAGAAGCATCGAACATTTCACAGGGGCAGAAACAATTGCTGACTATTGCGAGAGCAATTCTGGCGAATCCGGCCATTCTGATTCTCGATGAAGCGACGAGCAGTGTCGATACACGGACCGAAGTGTTCATCCAGAAAGCGATGAATGATCTGATGAAGGATCGCACCAGCTTTGTCATTGCCCACAGATTGTCCACCATTCGCGGAGCCGACCTGATTCTTGTCATGGATCATGGTAACGTGATTGAGCAGGGTAATCATGAGGAACTGATGGAGAAACAAGGCTTCTATGCTGATCTGTACAACAGTCAGTTTACGGAGCAACAGCCACAGGCGATCTGA